Proteins from a genomic interval of Pseudomonadota bacterium:
- the trmFO gene encoding methylenetetrahydrofolate--tRNA-(uracil(54)-C(5))-methyltransferase (FADH(2)-oxidizing) TrmFO → MTHITIIGGGLAGSEAAFQLAERGHSVKLYEMRGVKPTAVHKTDKLAELVCSNSFRGSDPTKNAVAVLHQELRNLNSLILSAADETKLPAGGALAMDRELFSDFVTDKIMNHPNIEVIRAEVTEIPTDHPVIIATGPLTSEGLAKSILDKTGESRLSFFDAVAPIVTKESVDMNICWMQSRYDKGDGKDYINCPMTKEQYEKFLDDILSAEQAVGHNPEDKDVGYFDGCLPIEVMAERGRETLRFGPMKPKGLTNPHNPTEKPYAVVQLRQDNKLGTLYNMVGFQTRMKWGAQKEVLRTIPGLENADIVRFGVIHKNTFINSPEVLDEQMRLKAQPNVRFAGQVTGVEGYVESTAMGLLAALFLDAELKGEDMASPPERTMLGALISHITGGADAKTFQPMNVNYGLLPMPDEEDGKVYKKSRKEYYGVRAGKYFDQWRNS, encoded by the coding sequence ATGACACATATTACGATTATTGGCGGCGGTCTAGCCGGTAGTGAAGCTGCATTTCAACTTGCTGAACGTGGGCATAGCGTTAAGCTTTATGAAATGCGCGGCGTAAAACCGACAGCTGTTCATAAAACAGATAAGCTTGCTGAGCTTGTGTGCTCTAACTCTTTCCGTGGGAGTGATCCGACAAAAAATGCTGTTGCAGTCCTTCATCAGGAACTGCGTAATCTAAACTCTCTTATTCTTTCAGCAGCAGATGAAACTAAGCTGCCTGCAGGTGGTGCGCTTGCAATGGACCGTGAGCTGTTTAGTGACTTTGTGACAGATAAGATTATGAACCACCCAAACATTGAGGTAATACGCGCGGAAGTAACAGAGATCCCAACAGACCATCCTGTTATTATTGCGACAGGCCCTCTTACATCTGAAGGTCTTGCAAAGTCTATTCTTGATAAGACTGGTGAAAGCCGTCTGTCTTTCTTTGATGCTGTGGCCCCAATTGTAACGAAAGAATCAGTAGATATGAATATCTGCTGGATGCAGTCTCGTTACGATAAGGGTGACGGTAAAGATTACATTAACTGCCCAATGACCAAAGAGCAGTACGAAAAATTCCTAGATGATATCCTGAGTGCTGAACAAGCTGTTGGCCATAACCCAGAAGATAAAGACGTGGGCTACTTTGATGGATGTCTTCCAATTGAAGTGATGGCTGAGCGCGGCCGAGAAACATTGCGTTTTGGCCCAATGAAGCCGAAGGGGCTGACTAACCCTCATAACCCAACTGAAAAGCCTTATGCAGTGGTTCAGCTCCGCCAAGATAACAAGCTTGGTACCCTATACAATATGGTTGGTTTTCAAACACGTATGAAATGGGGCGCCCAGAAAGAGGTGCTTCGTACCATCCCTGGCCTTGAGAACGCAGATATCGTTCGCTTTGGTGTAATCCATAAGAACACATTTATCAACAGCCCAGAAGTACTAGACGAACAAATGCGCCTGAAAGCACAGCCTAACGTACGTTTTGCAGGTCAGGTGACTGGTGTTGAGGGATATGTTGAATCTACAGCAATGGGCCTTCTTGCTGCTCTCTTCCTTGATGCTGAGCTGAAAGGTGAAGACATGGCATCACCACCTGAGCGTACAATGCTTGGTGCGCTGATTTCACACATTACCGGTGGAGCAGACGCTAAAACCTTCCAGCCTATGAATGTAAACTACGGCCTTCTCCCAATGCCTGATGAAGAAGATGGCAAAGTGTACAAGAAGAGTCGAAAAGAGTACTATGGTGTACGTGCTGGCAAATACTTTGACCAGTGGAGAAACAGTTAA